The following proteins are encoded in a genomic region of Magnolia sinica isolate HGM2019 chromosome 1, MsV1, whole genome shotgun sequence:
- the LOC131217928 gene encoding NDR1/HIN1-like protein 13 has product MTDRVYPSSKPSVNPNPSNPTPKPNLYRPPVYRPTPPKRRRGNRCCICCIWFIIVLLSLILLAAIAACIMYVLYRPHPPSFSVSSARFSSFNLTSTHLNLSISARNPNKNLVFFYEPFSVAVSSDGAHLGDGSFTGFVHETKNTTLMRASVSTGGAQDLDSDSIKKIESGLKKKNGLPLEIRLQTKVRVKMGGWKTKKVGIRVTCDGISASVSKSKSTAAASADGNAKCKVKLWIKIWKWEV; this is encoded by the coding sequence ATGACTGATAGAGTCTACCCTTCTTCCAAGCCCTCCGTCAATCCCAACCCTTCCAACCCCACCCCAAAACCCAATCTTTACCGTCCGCCTGTCTACCGCCCCACCCCACCCAAACGCCGCCGCGGCAATCGCTGCTGTATTTGCTGCATCTGGTTCATCATCGTACTCCTTTCCCTCATCCTCCTCGCCGCCATCGCTGCCTGTATCATGTACGTTCTCTACCGGCCCCACCCTCCTTCCTTCTCCGTCTCCTCCGCCCGTTTCTCCTCCTTCAATCTCACCTCCACCCACCTCAACCTCTCCATCTCCGCCCGTAACCCTAACAAGAACCTCGTCTTCTTCTACGAACCCTTCTCCGTCGCCGTCTCCTCCGACGGCGCCCACCTCGGCGATGGATCCTTCACCGGATTCGTCCACGAGACCAAGAACACGACGCTGATGAGGGCGTCGGTATCGACGGGTGGGGCCCAAGATCTCGATTCGGACAGCATAAAAAAGATCGAATCTGGACTGAAGAAGAAGAACGGGCTGCCGTTGGAGATCCGGCTGCAGACGAAGGTTAGGGTTAAGATGGGCGGGTGGAAGACGAAGAAGGTCGGTATTCGGGTCACGTGCGATGGGATCAGCGCCTCTGTCTCGAAGAGCAAATCAACGGCTGCTGCTTCTGCTGATGGTAATGCGAAATGCAAGGTGAAGCTCTGGATCAAGATCTGGAAATGGGAGGTCTGA